The genomic segment CCATTTCTCGTGTATTTTCGACTTTCTGCAGGATTTAGTTTTACAGCATTTGATTAACTCATTCGCCATTCATGAAAATCTCATTCAAATTTTTTGCAATTTTTATCTTACTTGCATTTTCATTTTTTGCCCCACGGTTTGCTTTCTCTCAAAAAAATTCAGACTCTCCAAAGCTTACAAGCGTGACTCGCTATACCATTGGGGTATCATTTATTCAACCAATTATTTCTGGAGATCAAAGTTCACAATTGCCCGCACTCTTTGGTGCAGACTTTACCTATCAGCCTGACGATGCTTTATTTGCCTTTGGTTTCCACGCGGAAATTACCTCGACATCAACTTCGGAGCGTGATACCAATGCGGTCTCTCAAATTTTATGTGGTATTCATACCCGATACTTTTTGAATAATGAAGCGCAAGGAATTTATGCTTTCGGAGATCTCGGTATCGGTCGGGTATCGTGGAATTCAGGGAGCTTTAATTCGATTGTTCAAACAAACACTTGGGCGTTTATGCCTCTTGGTGGTTTAGGGTATGCGTTACGACTTATCGGCGGAGCTTTACCAAACCGCGCCAGTTCACCACATTTAATTTTGACAGCACAGTTTGGCGTGGGATACGTGATTCCATTTTCAAATGGAGAAAGCTCGACGGGAATTCCAATGACGCGCTTTGTTGCTTTTGGGCCGTCGGATTCTCCGGTCATTTTCAATTTCAAGATTACTGCCGGATATTCATTTTGATAGCCTATGAAATTGAAACGATTCACGGGTTAGCCGATTATCCCTCTTGCTCTTCTTTAATCGCATACTTTTCAAGCAAGCCATCAATGTGCTTTAGAATTTTCTTTGGAATTCTGAATGCGATGACCACGGTTTCGCCTTCGTAGGATTTAGAAAGGATTTCTCCAGTATCGTGCAAGTAACTGATAAATTTGTAATTCGAAATATGAATTCTTGCTGTTCGGGTTTTGAATTCTGTTTCCATTACTTCAGCGATTCGATCTTTCAACCCACTGAGATTTATTCCTCGCTCCCCTGAAACGAAAACACTATTTGGATATCTGCTGCGAATGGTTGAGAAGTCAAAATCCGGCGGGAGCAAATCAAGTTTATTAAAGACATGAATAACCGTTTTATGGTCTGCCCCGATATCGGCTAAAGTGTGATCGACAATTTCCATTTGCTCGGTATAATTCGTGTGCGAGGTATCAACGATATGAAGAAGAATATCAGCATTTCTCACTTCACTTAGGGTTGATTTAAAGCTTTCAACCAAGCCGTGGGGAAGCTTACGGATAAAGCCTACGGTATCTGAAATCAACGCGTGTTTATTGGGTTTCAGTACAAGCCTTCGTGTGGTGGTATCAAGCGTTGCAAAGAGTTTATCCTCTGCATGAACATTGGCTTTAGGGCAAATCATATTCATGAGAGTAGATTTACCGGCATTGGTATATCCCACAAGGGCAATACGAATCATGTTTTCGCGCCATTCTGTGCGGGTTTCGTGCTGACGATCGATTTCGGCCAGTTTGCGCTTGAGGGTTGAAATTCGTTGCCAAACCAAGCGACGGTCTGTTTCAATTTGGGTTTCTCCCGGTCCCTTTGTTCCGATACCTCCTTTTTGTTTTGAAAGGTGAGTCCACTGCCCGGTGAGACGGGGAAGAAAATATTCAAGTTGTGCTAATTCTACTTGCAATTTTGCTTGTGCCGATTTAGCATGAATCGCAAAGATTTGAAGGATGAGTGCCGTGCGATCAAGAATTTTGCACATGAGCATTTTCTCAAGATTTCGGATTTGAACGGGCGAAAGGTCTTCATCAAATATGACCAAGTCCACATCTTCGCTCTTAACATAATCGGCTAATTCATGAACTTTCCCTTTCCCGATATAAAAAACGGGATCAAGTGCCGCTCTTTCTTGAATCAACTTTTGGAGCACGACAGCACCGGCTGTTGAAGCCAGTTGCTCTAATTCATTGAGGTAATCAGTAACTTGCCACTTGAGGACTTCAGGGGGACGACTTACGCCGACAAGGACGGCTTTTTCTCTAAAATTTGTAACCAACGAATGATTGAAAAAATTAAAACAAATGAAACTGGTTAAAGAAATTTCTTCGGAATTTCTTTCAAGGGAAACCTTCACATTCAAAATATGGTTTATAAGTTGAACATTTGAAGTTTTTCATCCATAAGTTCAATTTATTTTTGTTAATCTGAATTTACAAATCGACTAATACGGTTTTTTTTAAGAATTTTTCCCTCATTCTTTTCCGCTGCATAGAATCGCTTTCCTGTATTTTAAGTAAATTTATAACTGGTTTGGGTTTGATTTTGCTGACTACAAATATGAAATACCCGTTGACACTGCCGCAATGATAAAACACTACGGATTTTTATGTCTTCAAATACATTAAATACACTTCATAATTCGCGTCAAACACTTGACTCGGAGAAGCCGACTTCATTTTTAGATGGAAGTGTTCAAGAATCAGAAAGTTTTGGTGCAATTCGCTCTACTCCGGTCGGTGTCAGTGAGAAGTCATTGTCACAAGCGGAATTGAATGAAGCATATCGCTATTGCCGTGATGTTTCAGCAAAGCATGCAAAGACATTTTATTTTGCGACTCACTTCTTGCCACAAAGTAAACGAACTTCTGTCTTCGCTGTTTATGCACTTTGCCGATATGTCGATGATCTTATCGACCGTTCGGAAGACAAACTCACTCTCAAACAACTCACTAAAGAAAAGATTATCGCGCTTATTGATCAGTGGAAAGCGGATCTTCAATCCTGTTATAAAGGTGAAGTTATACGCAACCCGATTATGCTTGCTTGGCATGATACATTGAAGACCTACCACATTCCAATAAATCTTCCGCTTGAACTTATTGAAGGCGTTTGTATGGATTTAAGCTTTAAGGGATATGACACCTTTGAGGAACTTTACATTTATTGTTATAAAGTTGCTTCCGTAGTTGGATTAATGACCTCCGAGATATTTGGGTATCGCGATAAAGCGGCGCTTGAACATGCGATAGAACTTGGAATCGCAATGCAACTGACCAACATTTTAAGAGATGTTGGTGAAGATGCAGAGAAAGGCCGAATCTACATACCTAAAGAAGATTTGAGGCGTTTTGGATATACAGAGTCGGAGTTGATGAGAGGGGTTATCAATGATCAATTTATAGCTCTCATGAAATTTGAAATTGAACGGGCACGGCAATTTTATCAAATGGCAGATAAAGGAATCCATTTACTTTCAAAAGACAGCCAAACGGCCGTCGCTTTGAGTAGAATTAATTATGGGAAAATTCTCAATACCATTGAGCGAAACCATTACGATGTTTTTAACAAACGGGCTTATGTTTCATTTCTTGGAAAGTTGATGCCAATCCCCGGTTTGTGGTTCAAGTCAAAATTTTAATTGTCGTCTTTCGCAGTAAAGACATTATTTTTTAGGATGATCAATATATTGATGGGCTTGATTTCGCCCTTCCTTGGTAATGCAACCAAAACGGGAAGCGGAAATGAATCGGGCGAAAAGGAGCGAATAATGGAAGTTATCGGAGTCTCTCGGGGACAAGTGCTTTTAGAAGCCGGTTTCGATGAAGTGTTTTCTTATTTCAGTGACCAAAAGAAAATTCTCAGTTACAACCCGCTTTGCAAATCGGTTGAAACCACAGAATATCAAGATATTTATCGATGGAATTTCGAAGTTACAGACCCTCAATCTCATCCCATCCGATTAATTTTTTTTGTTGAACAAGAAGAAGTGAAGTCGCACTCTGCCAAGTCGGTCGATAAAGCTTCGCAAACAGACAATTCACCAACCGATGATATTATTTCAGGTGATATTTTTTGGAAAAATGTTCCTGTAGAAGTTGAAGGTGCGATGCCCGATGATAGAACCTTTATTGGAAAAGCTTTTGGGGAAATGCACCTAAAGAAATCGGAAGACGAGAAAACAATGGTTGATGTTCAGATGAAAGTTCAAATAAATTTTGCAGTACCGTTCTTACTCAAAATTTTCCCTGAGCCAATTCTCAAAATCATGTCAGAATCGGCGATGAGTTTTGCGATGCAAAATGTTTCCAATAAAATGCTTGAAAACATCAGTAAGGATTTTCGCTATTCAGTTGTTACCCAGCAAAGTTCTGGGAAGATTACAGAGTTTGAACGAGATCTAAACTAAATGATTGCATTATTAATAAATTTGCTTTTAGGATAGATATTTTCAAAGCAGCGAAGAATTTCTTAAATAAAAAAAACCGCAACGGGTCTGCGGTTTTTTTTATTTACCTATCAATAAAGACTCTTAATTGGGAGTTATTGCTGAACAGTCAGCGAATCTGTTGGGGAAGTTGCTTTCAGGCTATCCGCTTCAGCTTTACCTCGTTCGTAGGCGCGTTGTTCGCGGTCTCTGCGCATTGAATAGCGGAGTCGATTCGGGTTTACTTTTGCGTCACCTTGAGTGACAAAAGTCCCAAAAACCCCGTCGTTGTAATAAAGCCAAATATTGAATCCCGGTACCATTTCATCCACGAGAGCCACTTTATCAATGAGCTTTTCAGCTTCTTTGCCGGAAATGTTGTGCGCATTTTTCAAATATTCTAAGCAAATGCTTCGGTGAGAGTCACCTCTCTTTACTAAGTAGGGAGTTGGCAATTTGTCTTTAATCTTTTGAATTTCTTCTTGCAGTCCTACAACTTCCTTTCGCGTATCAATTAATTTTTGAAGTACTCCTTTAAAGGAGGCATCTTGTTCAGAGCGGATGAGTTCGAGGATTACGGATTGTTGTTCATCGGAAAGACCAAGCGTGCTATCAAATGTAATTTGCTTTTCGGGATGGCGTCGGTTGACTTCACGAATCATTTTTGAGACTTCTTGCGAACGCTCGAAAATGTCGCGCTGCTTGTCGTTGATTTGATCGACTGACCGCATAAAGTCTTCATAGTTGGGTTCACGGTTGCAAGATGACATCGAAATACCACTAATAGCGATGATCAATAAAGAAAAAGTCAACCGAAATGACGCCTCAAGTTTTTTCTTATTCATGTCTTGTTTAATTTGATAAAAAATTTTAAGAATTTTTTGATGATATTTTTTTGACTTCATCAATTGAAATATTCAACGCGCCTGAAATTTGTTCGGGAGTTAATCCTAGCCTTAAAAGATTTGGAACAGCATCTCTTTTGACTTGTTGCATGCCTTGTTGCATGCCCGCCTTCAATCCATCCGCTTCAGCTTTCTTGCGAATTCGTTCAACAATTTGCCGACCGGCGACGGTATTCTCCAGAATATCTTGATCAATTTCTTCTAAATAGTCCATTATTTCCTCCACCGTTTTGTCTTTGAGTTTATTAACAATAATTCGGATTGCAATATCAAGAAATTTAGGTTCTTGTTTCGAAACATTTCTAGCGATTTCCGCAGCCTTACCTTCTGATTGAATCATCATTTGGAAAAAGTCTTTCGGATTAAAGTTTTTTACTTCGTCCTCTTCACTAAAAATATCTTCTAAATAAATCCTTTCAAAATGTGTTGTTTCTAACAACACTTTATATGCTTCAAATTCTTTTTGCTCAACATTTTTCTTCGGGTAAATCACAATTCCCTTCCACTTCTGAAATGGATTTTGCCTAAGAAAGAGAAAAATTTCTGCAAAAAATCTCGCATAAAATTTTTCATCCTTATGAAATTGAGCCTCAACAAAATAGATTGGGTCGTCCTTTAATTTTGGTTCAAAAACTGCATCGATTCGCAAAGCGGTTTCTTTAATTTCAACAGATTTAAATGCGTATTTCGTTGCGACTTCAGGCGATTGACCAATCAAATCAAAAAAACTTTCAGGGGCTTCTTGAAACAAAAAATAAATGAGCTTATCCGTTTTCATCGCAATCTCTTGGAGCGTTAATCCAGAATTTTTTTGATGATATCCTCCGGCGTTTCTCGAATGAGCAATAAAATGGCATGATGAGGAACGATAATATACTTCTCCGAATTGTACTCGATTTCCGTCGATTGACCCTGAAGATAAATGGCCAAATCGCCAACTTGCGCTTGAAGTGGAATGTACTGTGGCTTTTTGGACGGCTCTTTCCAAGGTTCATCTGCCTCTACGGGTGGAGCTACGGCATAGCCGGGACCGGTTTTAATGACATACCCACTGAATACTTTTTCTTTTTCTTGAACTCCCGGAGGCAGGAACAAGCCTGAACGAGTTTGAGAATCCGGCGCTTTTGGTCGCAATAGAACCCGATCACCGACGATAATAAAGCGGCTAATGTCACTGGTTTCTTTTATCATTTCAATAGGTTTCATTCATTTTCAGAGTTTCATTTGACAAAACCACTACGGCGTATTTCGGTAAATCATTCTTGGATACGGCGATGTTTCTCGAATATGTTCCAATCCGCACATCCAAGCAACCGTGCGCTCAAGCCCAAGCCCGAAACCTGCGTGAGGCACACTGCCATATTTGCGAAGATCGAGATACCAACTAAAAACATCCTCCGGAAGTTTCTCGTGGCGAATCCGCTCAAGCAGCAATTCATAACTGTCTTCACGCTGAGAGCCTCCAATTATTTCTCCAAATCCCTCGGGCGCAAGCATATCCATTGCCAACACAACTTTGGGATTTTCGGAATCACGTTTCATATAAAAAGCTTTTACATCGGTGGGATATCGGTGTATGATACAAGGCTTATCAAACTGCTTCATAATGGCTTCTTCTTGCGGTGCGCCAAAATCTTCACCCCAAGGGAAATCGTGTTGGCTTTCGGTACCGTCTTCATTTTTCTTAATGAGCTTAACTTGATTCTTGTTGAGCCATTCAACCGCCTCAGTATAGCTTAAGCGATGAAATGGCCGTTTAATTTTCTCAAGCTTGGAAATATCGCGCTCCAAAATTTGAAGTTCTTCGCGGCGATTTTCTAAGACGCGCGCGGCGATATACTCCACAAATTCTTCCGCCAAATTCATATTCATTTCAAGGTCGTAATACGCCATTTCAGGTTCAACCATCCAGAATTCGGTAAGGTGACGGCGGGTTTTTGATTTTTCTGCGCGGAATGTGGGACCAAAAACAAGTGCCTTTCCAAACGCCATCGCAGAGGACTCACCATACAATTGACCCGATTGCGTGAGGTATGCCTTCCCTAAATCAAAGTAATCCATTTCAAAAAGCGTGGTGGTGCCTTCCGCTGCGTTCGGAGTAATGATTGGAGAATCAATAAGCGTAAAATCGCGCTGATTGAAAAAGTCGCGAATGGCATTGATGATTTCGTGGCGAACCCGCATAATTGCCCACTGCCGTTTTGAGCGAAGCCATAAGTGCCGACGATCAGCCAAAAATTCAACACCGTGTTCTTTCGGGGTAATGGGGTATTCGTGAGCGAGTTGCACAATTTCAACTCCCGATACTTGCACCTCATAAACATTCTCCAATTTTGGATGCTTTGAAACCTCCCCTGTAACAATCACAGAACTCTCCTGCGTCAATTTTTCAAAATTGCTCCACACCTCTTCTGTAACCGCTTTCTTCGACACAACCCCTTGCACTAACCCGCTACCATCACGAAACTCCGGAAACATAAGCTTTCCGGATGAGCGAATGTTATAGAGCCACCCTTTGATGGTCACCACTTTACCGACATAATCTTTAAGATGAGAGATATACACTTGCTCTGTCATTGACGTATTCCTATATGCTTAGGTTTTATTGATCTTTATTTAATTGTACTTTTTTAAAAACCTTTAAGTGGTTTTATCGCCCTTTTTCAACACTTTTTTTTCTGAAAAAAGGTTGCAAAGTTATAATTTTTTTTCTGCTTTTCTTTGATATTACAACTCCGAAATTGTTTGTAAAATATTTTCAAACAAATCGAATGAACTTCTTTTTAAGAGCGGTTTTCCTTCACTTTATTTAGATTTCATTCCGTTCCTATAACTGACTTTGATTTTGCACTTTATGAAACGCAAACCGTTTATCCGCATCGCTTCAGGCCAAGGCTTTTGGGGTGATCTTCAACGCGCACCACTTGACCAAATTCGACTCGCCTCTTCTGAAAGCCCGGTTCACTACTTGATGCTTGATTACCTTGCCGAGGTTACGATGAGCATTATGCAAAAGCAGCGACAAAAAGACCCATCGCTTGGTTACGCTCGCGATTTCCCCATCGTGATTGGGGAACTTCTCCCAATGCTTCGTGAAAAAGGGATCAAAGTTATTTCAAATGCCGGCGGCGTAAATCCGCTTGCTTGCCGCGATCAAATCTTTTCAATTGCAAAAAAGCACGGTATCAAAGGGTTAAAAATTGGTGTGGTGTATGGCGATGATATCGCCGCTTCAATAAGTGATTTAATTCAAAACGGAGAAACCTTTAATAATATGGATAACGGGGAAGCGCTTGAACCTTATCTCAGTAAAGTTCAAAGCGCGAATGTGTATTTCGGTGCAGCACCAATTGCAAAGTGCCTTGAAGCGGGAGCCGATATTGTTGTTACAGGCCGCTGCACAGATACCGGACTAACACTCGCACCAATGATGTATGAATTTGGTTGGAAATCAGATGATTGGAATTTGCTTGCTGCCGGAACGGTTGCAGGCCATTTGCTCGAATGCGGTGGCCAAGCAAGCGGTGGAAATTTTTTAGGTGATTGGGAATCAGTGCCAAACCTTGAAAACATTGGCTTTCCCATTGCTGAAATGTATCCAAATGGCGAGTTTTTTGTAACGAAGCATCCGGGCACCGGAGGGCTTGTATCGAGTGCAGTATTAAAAGAGCAACTTTTGTATGAAATCGGAAACCCAACCGAATACATTACACCTGATGTGGTGGCTGATTTTACTAGTATTCATTTACAAGATGTTGCTGAAAATCGGGTTAGGGTTTATGGCATATCCGGTAAACCGGCAACTCCGTTTTATAAAGTTTCGATTGCGTTTTCAAATGGGTGGTACACATTTGGGTCGCTCACTTACGCTTTCCCTGAGCCATTGAAAAAAGCAAAGCGAGCGGATGAAATCCTTCGTGCAAGGCTGAAAAATTTAGGGCTTGAGTTTGAAGAAATTCGAACAGAATATATTGGGGCATCGGCTTGTCATCATCATTTGGAAGATATTCAAGCGGTGAACGAAGTGCAGATGCGTATTGGCGTTTATGATCGTGATAAATCCAAAATTGAAAGGTTTGGATATGAAATCGCGCCCCTCATTCTTACGGGTCCACCTTCTGTTACCGGTTTTGCAGGCGGAAGACCAAAACCCTCTGAAGTTGTTGCATATTGGGGAGCACTCATGAAAAAAGATAAAATTGAACCCAAAACAGATGTACAAGAAATTTAATCGAATTGAAGTAATTGAATGATGAAACGACTTGATTCTATTCAACCTTTTTGAACGAATGTAATGGGGTTTTTATTTCCTTTCTTTTTTTGGCTCTCGGCATTTATTGCCACTACCATAACGATTCATTTTCTCAATCAAAATGAAGTGAAGCCACGCTTCGTTGGGAGTGTGAAGTTTCTAAAGGATATTCCCATTTCAAAGCTAAGAACGTTTTCTCTCAATCAAATACCCCTTTTGATACTCAGGCTCTTGATACTTTCACTTCTGATCTTTCTTTTATCAAATTATTATTCGTTGTTACAACCTGATTCCACCTCTGCTCGCGTTGCTTTAATTCATCCGTCACTTCGAAACAGAGTGATTGAACAGGATAATTCAAATCTGATTCGCACGCTTGATTCTCTGAAAAAAGATGGATATGAATTACGGCAATTTCAGGAAGGCTTTCCTGAAACCAATTTTGAAATCTTCGGTACTTCAAAAGGTCAAGAAATTGAGCCTTTTGCGCATACTTATTGGTCACTATTAGAAAAAGCCTCTGCGCAATTCCCCGGACGTCCGCTTTATCTTTTACTTCCCAATCAGTTGAAGCTTCACGGAAAGGCTGCGGAAATCTCAAACCCAATTGAGATTCAACCTTTTGAAATACGTAACGATTATTCACTTCTTAGCGCTGAGCCAATAAATACCGATACCCTCAGAGTGTTTATTTCTAACAGTAAAGGAGAAGTTCTTACACATTCTTTGAAAATTGGGGATATTGAAAATGAGTATCCGCAAACCTTTTCGAAATCTCATCTCTCCGCCTTTTATATAGAAGGCAAGAAGAACGAAATTGGATTGGCTTTTGCTTCAAACGAATCGAATCAACCCGCACGCTTTTCTTTTCCACTTGATACACTTCGTGCGGCAATTGTATTTGATAAAGAATATTCTAAAGAAACGGCTTTGGCTCAAATGCTATTAGAAGCCACATTTTACGGGAGATTGCATCGCATTGAACGGATGAACAACGTTTCGTTTTTTTCGAAAAATGAAAAGTTTCAATTGGTTTTTTGGTTATCCGCTTCTCTAATTTCAGATTCACTTAAGGGATGCATACCCGCATTCCTGACTGTGCCTACGTCGAGTAATGAAGAATCTATTCAACTTGACACATTTCGTCTTCTTTTGGGAGAAAGAAATTTTGTGATACGAAATGTGAAACCTAATAGTGAAAATACTCTTCAAGTACCTTCTATTCCATTACTGATAGCAACTGATGGAACATCCCTCATTGAGGTTAAGCAAAATCAATTTGGTTCAATTCACTTAAGAATCAATTTTCCCTTAATTGAAAATTATTTTTCATTTCAACCTGAATTCGCCGAGCGAATAGGAAGCTTCCTTCGTTCATATTTTACGACCCCTCTTCATTTTAAGACTTCTCAATTGGCGGCTAGTCAAACAATGATGACGGCTCAAAGCCTTTTGCCTAAATCAATTTTTAGTCAGGAGCGTTCAAACTTGGTAAAAGAGAAACAGCCACTCAACGATACACTCGAAAAAATTCTTTGGGTGATTCTATCGCTCTGCATCATTTTCGAGCGATTTTGGTGTTTTTCACCTTTTCGCTTTGAATTCACAAATTTTGTAAAACGCACGCCCGTATCAATTGAATTGTAACGAAGAAAAGAAATTATAGAAACCGATGAACAGTGAAACGACAATCATTAAAGAGCGCTCCTTCGAAGAGAATCCATCCACACGGATGACTCGCTCAGCTTTCGATATCTACTTTCGATATGAACAACGGCGGCAATTTTTGGGTTTTGTTTTCAAAGCATTGACTTTAAGTTTTGTCGTCTATTTGCTTTTTCTTCTTGACTCTAACTTTGTGTTTTGGCAAAAGTTAGGTCTATATCTTCTCATCAGCGCAATTTCTCTTGCATTGTTTTTGATTGCTGATGAACGTTTCCCGCTTTCACGAATGGATGTGGCAAAGCATCTTAACCGTTTTTTCAACGAAACAGAAGAAAGTTCTGATCTCTTCCTGAGGGATTCCCAAACACTTACTCTACTTGAGCGACTTCAGGTTCAGAAAGTCAATGCATCACTCCACGATTTAATGTCAACAAAGGGACTTTCATCCTTACATCCGCCAGTCACGCTTAAAACGCGGTTCTTTTTTTTCGGAGCTGTTGCACTAAGTGCTTTTCTACTACTTTTTCCAAAAAGCAATTTTCGGATGTCAGGTCCGACGCCCCTCCCCTCGGGGATTTCGACCATTGCCCCGAAGGGCGTCTCTTCTATTGTTGTTCGGGTTTCTCCTCC from the Chloroherpetonaceae bacterium genome contains:
- the hflX gene encoding GTPase HflX; the protein is MVTNFREKAVLVGVSRPPEVLKWQVTDYLNELEQLASTAGAVVLQKLIQERAALDPVFYIGKGKVHELADYVKSEDVDLVIFDEDLSPVQIRNLEKMLMCKILDRTALILQIFAIHAKSAQAKLQVELAQLEYFLPRLTGQWTHLSKQKGGIGTKGPGETQIETDRRLVWQRISTLKRKLAEIDRQHETRTEWRENMIRIALVGYTNAGKSTLMNMICPKANVHAEDKLFATLDTTTRRLVLKPNKHALISDTVGFIRKLPHGLVESFKSTLSEVRNADILLHIVDTSHTNYTEQMEIVDHTLADIGADHKTVIHVFNKLDLLPPDFDFSTIRSRYPNSVFVSGERGINLSGLKDRIAEVMETEFKTRTARIHISNYKFISYLHDTGEILSKSYEGETVVIAFRIPKKILKHIDGLLEKYAIKEEQEG
- a CDS encoding phytoene/squalene synthase family protein, whose protein sequence is MSSNTLNTLHNSRQTLDSEKPTSFLDGSVQESESFGAIRSTPVGVSEKSLSQAELNEAYRYCRDVSAKHAKTFYFATHFLPQSKRTSVFAVYALCRYVDDLIDRSEDKLTLKQLTKEKIIALIDQWKADLQSCYKGEVIRNPIMLAWHDTLKTYHIPINLPLELIEGVCMDLSFKGYDTFEELYIYCYKVASVVGLMTSEIFGYRDKAALEHAIELGIAMQLTNILRDVGEDAEKGRIYIPKEDLRRFGYTESELMRGVINDQFIALMKFEIERARQFYQMADKGIHLLSKDSQTAVALSRINYGKILNTIERNHYDVFNKRAYVSFLGKLMPIPGLWFKSKF
- a CDS encoding DUF1997 domain-containing protein codes for the protein MINILMGLISPFLGNATKTGSGNESGEKERIMEVIGVSRGQVLLEAGFDEVFSYFSDQKKILSYNPLCKSVETTEYQDIYRWNFEVTDPQSHPIRLIFFVEQEEVKSHSAKSVDKASQTDNSPTDDIISGDIFWKNVPVEVEGAMPDDRTFIGKAFGEMHLKKSEDEKTMVDVQMKVQINFAVPFLLKIFPEPILKIMSESAMSFAMQNVSNKMLENISKDFRYSVVTQQSSGKITEFERDLN
- a CDS encoding Rpn family recombination-promoting nuclease/putative transposase, translated to MKTDKLIYFLFQEAPESFFDLIGQSPEVATKYAFKSVEIKETALRIDAVFEPKLKDDPIYFVEAQFHKDEKFYARFFAEIFLFLRQNPFQKWKGIVIYPKKNVEQKEFEAYKVLLETTHFERIYLEDIFSEEDEVKNFNPKDFFQMMIQSEGKAAEIARNVSKQEPKFLDIAIRIIVNKLKDKTVEEIMDYLEEIDQDILENTVAGRQIVERIRKKAEADGLKAGMQQGMQQVKRDAVPNLLRLGLTPEQISGALNISIDEVKKISSKNS
- a CDS encoding co-chaperone GroES family protein → MKPIEMIKETSDISRFIIVGDRVLLRPKAPDSQTRSGLFLPPGVQEKEKVFSGYVIKTGPGYAVAPPVEADEPWKEPSKKPQYIPLQAQVGDLAIYLQGQSTEIEYNSEKYIIVPHHAILLLIRETPEDIIKKILD
- the asnS gene encoding asparagine--tRNA ligase, with the protein product MTEQVYISHLKDYVGKVVTIKGWLYNIRSSGKLMFPEFRDGSGLVQGVVSKKAVTEEVWSNFEKLTQESSVIVTGEVSKHPKLENVYEVQVSGVEIVQLAHEYPITPKEHGVEFLADRRHLWLRSKRQWAIMRVRHEIINAIRDFFNQRDFTLIDSPIITPNAAEGTTTLFEMDYFDLGKAYLTQSGQLYGESSAMAFGKALVFGPTFRAEKSKTRRHLTEFWMVEPEMAYYDLEMNMNLAEEFVEYIAARVLENRREELQILERDISKLEKIKRPFHRLSYTEAVEWLNKNQVKLIKKNEDGTESQHDFPWGEDFGAPQEEAIMKQFDKPCIIHRYPTDVKAFYMKRDSENPKVVLAMDMLAPEGFGEIIGGSQREDSYELLLERIRHEKLPEDVFSWYLDLRKYGSVPHAGFGLGLERTVAWMCGLEHIRETSPYPRMIYRNTP
- a CDS encoding acyclic terpene utilization AtuA family protein; amino-acid sequence: MKRKPFIRIASGQGFWGDLQRAPLDQIRLASSESPVHYLMLDYLAEVTMSIMQKQRQKDPSLGYARDFPIVIGELLPMLREKGIKVISNAGGVNPLACRDQIFSIAKKHGIKGLKIGVVYGDDIAASISDLIQNGETFNNMDNGEALEPYLSKVQSANVYFGAAPIAKCLEAGADIVVTGRCTDTGLTLAPMMYEFGWKSDDWNLLAAGTVAGHLLECGGQASGGNFLGDWESVPNLENIGFPIAEMYPNGEFFVTKHPGTGGLVSSAVLKEQLLYEIGNPTEYITPDVVADFTSIHLQDVAENRVRVYGISGKPATPFYKVSIAFSNGWYTFGSLTYAFPEPLKKAKRADEILRARLKNLGLEFEEIRTEYIGASACHHHLEDIQAVNEVQMRIGVYDRDKSKIERFGYEIAPLILTGPPSVTGFAGGRPKPSEVVAYWGALMKKDKIEPKTDVQEI
- a CDS encoding BatA domain-containing protein, producing MGFLFPFFFWLSAFIATTITIHFLNQNEVKPRFVGSVKFLKDIPISKLRTFSLNQIPLLILRLLILSLLIFLLSNYYSLLQPDSTSARVALIHPSLRNRVIEQDNSNLIRTLDSLKKDGYELRQFQEGFPETNFEIFGTSKGQEIEPFAHTYWSLLEKASAQFPGRPLYLLLPNQLKLHGKAAEISNPIEIQPFEIRNDYSLLSAEPINTDTLRVFISNSKGEVLTHSLKIGDIENEYPQTFSKSHLSAFYIEGKKNEIGLAFASNESNQPARFSFPLDTLRAAIVFDKEYSKETALAQMLLEATFYGRLHRIERMNNVSFFSKNEKFQLVFWLSASLISDSLKGCIPAFLTVPTSSNEESIQLDTFRLLLGERNFVIRNVKPNSENTLQVPSIPLLIATDGTSLIEVKQNQFGSIHLRINFPLIENYFSFQPEFAERIGSFLRSYFTTPLHFKTSQLAASQTMMTAQSLLPKSIFSQERSNLVKEKQPLNDTLEKILWVILSLCIIFERFWCFSPFRFEFTNFVKRTPVSIEL